Proteins encoded within one genomic window of Ranitomeya variabilis isolate aRanVar5 chromosome 4, aRanVar5.hap1, whole genome shotgun sequence:
- the LOC143766563 gene encoding uncharacterized protein LOC143766563, whose amino-acid sequence MLPELIDARVLSILNSMTPETAVDRFCRSLSPCLGKVPDGRQERVRAAILTLIAASQGEQEPNQVLGPIEQWRAAQHQIQMPSATNTTNDQNVGTQQTQERPAPSSMLPPPAVRPRYPQRSAPVWFPPAHSYTHDYGQMSDPTSVPHSRGSSQQYGQMSDPTSVPHSRGSSQQYGQMSDPTSVPLSCASSKQYWQMSAPTSVPHARATTQQYWQRSVPSHTYSQHSESLSSSMSVGDSSGAHFAIPQPYNMPSRQQTHMVTQFVPSNRMARGEPYSSSQSYVSQIGQSEPTLPQPQSDDATFLKETDQTQPYTPSTSGTASVLHTEPPQTTTCQPTVTTGQMPTPSSSPERVSAENITDESFSSHGDFVDLEGT is encoded by the coding sequence ATGCTGCCCGAGCTCATTGATGCTAGAGTTTTATCCATACTCAATTCCATGACACCAGAAACTGCTGTAGATAGGTTTTGTCGCTCACTGTCTCCTTGCCTTGGCAAAGTTCCTGATGGACGGCAGGAACGAGTACGTGCTGCAATCTTGACCCTCATTGCTGCAAGCCAAGGAGAGCAGGAACCCAACCAGGTGCTAGGGCCCATTGAACAATGGCGAGCTGCCCAACATCAAATACAGATGCCATCTGCTACCAATACAACAAATGACCAAAATGTAGGTACCCAACAAACACAGGAAAGGCCTGCACCCTCGTCCATGCTTCCACCTCCTGCTGTAAGACCTCGTTATCCCCAAAGGTCTGCTCCAGTTTGGTTTCCTCCTGCTCATAGCTACACCCATGATTatggacaaatgtccgatcctacctctgtgccccattcacgtggcagtagccagcaatacggacaaatgtccgatcctacctctgtgccccattcacgtggcagtagccagcaatacggacaaatgtccgatcctacctctgtgcctctgTCCTGTGCCAGTAGCAAGCAATATTGGCAAATGTCTgctcctacctctgtgcctcatgcccgtgccacaaCTCAGCAATATTGGCAAAGGTCTGTTCCAAGCCACACCTACAGCCAACATTCCGAATCCCTGTCCTCCAGCATGTCTGTGGGTGATAGTAGTGGTGCTCATTTTGCAATTCCACAGCCCTACAATATGCCATCAAGGCAACAGACACATATGGTCACACAATTTGTTCCATCAAACCGTATGGCAAGAGGTGAGCCCTATAGTAGTTCCCAATCATATGTGAGCCAGATTGGCCAGTCAGAACCTACTTTACCTCAACCACAAAGTGATGATGCCACATTTTTGAAAGAGACAGACCAAACGCAACCTTATACCCCATCTACATCAGGAACAGCATCAGTTTTGCACACTGAACCACCTCAAACAACCACATGCCAGCCCACAGTGACTACAGGACAAATGCCCACACCCTCAAGCAGCCCTGAACGTGTCAGCGCAGAAAATATCACAGATGAATCTTTCTCCAGTCATGGTGACTTTGTGGATTTAGAAGGAACATAA